The following DNA comes from SAR202 cluster bacterium.
CCATCGTGGTCACTTGATGGATCGAAAATTGTATTTCACTCAAGTAGGGATGGAAATAGTGAAATCTATACCATGAATACGGATGGGACAAATCAAGTTCGCATTACTGAAACAGCTAGTGATGAAATGTATCCCGTTTGGTCTGCTGATGGAACAAAAATTGTATTTCAATCAAATATCATGATAGTACAACAAGAACTATTTTATATGGATAGTGATGGTACTAATATCACACGAATTACTAATAACTCTACAGAGGATAAAAATGCAACATGGTCTCCTGATGGAACAAGTATTGCATTTGAAACAAACAGAGATGGAAATACTGAAATTTATCTCAGTGAACTCCCAGATACTTCCCATATAACCCAAATTACGAATACGAAAAATAATTTGGTGCCTTCGTGGTCCCCAGACGGGACAAAAATTGTATTTCAATCAACTAGAGATGGAAATACTGAAATCTATACCATGGATGCAGACGGGACTAATCTAGCTAATGTTACAAACAATGCCTCTGAAGACCAATACGCTTCATGGTCTGCTGATGGAACGAAAATTGTATTTCATACGGATAGGGATGGAAATTGGGAAATTTATTCCATGAATTCTGATGGCACAAATCTTAATCGTATTACTAATAATCTATCCATTGATGTATATCCTCATTGGTCACCTATGGGGAATAAGATTACATTTTCTACATTGAGGGATGGAAATTGGGAAATTTATTCCATGAATCCTGATGGCACAAATCAAACTAATATAACAAACAATCTCAGTAATGATCTACTTTCGACTACTTCCTCAGATGGAAACAAAATTGCATTTAGATCCAACAGAGATGGTAATGATGAAATTTATATAATGAATACAGATGGTACTAACCAAACTCGTCTAACAAATAATACCAATAATGATAGCAATCCTTCATGGTCTCCTGATGGAACTAAATTAGTTTTCGAACGATATGAAAATTTTAATGTGAATTTGTATAGCATAAATTCCGATGGAACTAATTTAACCAATATAACTAATAATAGATATTTATGGGATTCCTTTCCATCATGGTCTCCTGATGGCAATAACTTGGCTTTTCGATCTGGTAACGCCATTGATGGTGATATATATATCATGGACATCTCGAAAACTCTTAAGCAAAGACAATTACACAACTTAACAAATGACGATTATGACGATCTATCAGAAAAGTTTTCAATAAAAGAGCCCGATGTTTTAAATCCTGGCGAAACTATGAATAT
Coding sequences within:
- a CDS encoding DUF5050 domain-containing protein, coding for TWSHDGTKIAFTSWRDGNGEIYTMDADGTNQTNVTNNIKEDSSPSWSLDGSKIVFHSSRDGNSEIYTMNTDGTNQVRITETASDEMYPVWSADGTKIVFQSNIMIVQQELFYMDSDGTNITRITNNSTEDKNATWSPDGTSIAFETNRDGNTEIYLSELPDTSHITQITNTKNNLVPSWSPDGTKIVFQSTRDGNTEIYTMDADGTNLANVTNNASEDQYASWSADGTKIVFHTDRDGNWEIYSMNSDGTNLNRITNNLSIDVYPHWSPMGNKITFSTLRDGNWEIYSMNPDGTNQTNITNNLSNDLLSTTSSDGNKIAFRSNRDGNDEIYIMNTDGTNQTRLTNNTNNDSNPSWSPDGTKLVFERYENFNVNLYSINSDGTNLTNITNNRYLWDSFPSWSPDGNNLAFRSGNAIDGDIYIMDISKTLKQRQLHNLTNDDYDDLSEKFSIKEPDVLNPGETMNIKGRATLSTGTSTDPRWIINLISDTGVKASKTGSQITYLNGIFRTPDNRSLFGTADTVLYNKDGWIPVQSLDGEWRTASGAAEIVLDQEGNAHGIIGESYLDLELPYDGTYLIEIGSNGTIRPGNNTSVGNYNIILNNQWIHDETPDIGDSTNEGFPIPQGAQEINPGEWKFGEINTEDDVDWWEFDGVKGEQITIKISYTNHQSIGDWVSGLEGFTFKLYNYKTAGSINC